From the Sebastes umbrosus isolate fSebUmb1 chromosome 2, fSebUmb1.pri, whole genome shotgun sequence genome, one window contains:
- the fgf4 gene encoding fibroblast growth factor 4, which produces MSDTSTRSAPPRSAPPRCRCCRRRVRCCCCRYCFVLFSLHWKGKRREAAFRARPGMGSLAALRTVLVLGLVTGLAGGAPSLNVTADRLEALYSRSLARIPGEKREEVSRDGDYLLGIKRLRRLYCNVGIGFHIQVLPDGKITGVHNENRHSLLQISPVERGVVTLLGVRSRLFLAMNRRGKLYGSLHYNNECKFREKLLANNYNAYESAVYPRMFIGPE; this is translated from the exons ATGAGCGACACTTCCACACGCTCCGCTCCGCCGCGCTCCGCTCCGCCGCGCTgccgctgctgccgccgccgcgtccgctgctgctgctgccgctacTGTTTCGTCTTATTCTCGCTTCATTGGAAAGGCAAACGCCGGGAGGCTGCTTTCAGAGCCCGACCCGGGATGGGCTCTCTGGCGGCCCTGAGGACCGTCCTGGTCCTGGGCCTGGTGACCGGACTGGCGGGAGGCGCCCCCAGCCTGAACGTCACGGCGGACCGCCTGGAGGCCCTGTACTCCCGGTCCCTGGCGCGGATCCCGGGGGAGAAGCGGGAGGAGGTGAGCCGGGACGGAGACTACCTCCTGGGCATCAAGAGGCTGAGACGCCTCTACTGCAACGTGGGAATCGGCTTTCACATTCAGGTGTTACCGGACGGGAAAATAACGGGAGTACACAACGAAAACCGACACA GTCTTTTGCAGATCTCTCcggtggagagaggagtggtGACTCTGCTGGGCGTTCGCAGCAGACTCTTTCTGGCCATGAACCGGCGAGGAAAGCTCTACGGATCT tTACACTACAACAACGAGTGTAAGTTCAGAGAGAAGCTCCTCGCCAACAACTACAACGCCTACGAGTCGGCGGTCTACCCGAGGATGTTCATCGGCCCTGAGTAA